In one window of Brenneria goodwinii DNA:
- a CDS encoding D-2-hydroxyacid dehydrogenase: MTTVLLLDSRAEEIRSALHDDGSSIELVLADGTTEQADSCSIWLGEPDAAADLLARGARPDWLQSTWAGFKPLLAEGLPRDYRLSRAVGVFGQPIAEYVIASLLRHALQLGERQHSQARREWNHRLPGSLAGKKILIVGAGEIGCEVAGFLRPFGVELHGVVNTPRPLPYFKHVTGMNGLQTAVQDADYVINLLPDTAATADIYNSALFAAMKTSALFINVGRGTAVVDADLLAALRNQQLAGAVLDVFRQEPLPEAHPFWREPTITITGHIAGPMVPTLLVRLFLDNLARFRQGETLRGEVDFSKGY; encoded by the coding sequence ATGACCACGGTTCTCCTGCTGGATTCTCGTGCTGAGGAAATTCGCTCGGCGTTGCATGATGACGGCTCATCGATTGAGCTGGTGTTAGCGGATGGAACAACGGAACAGGCGGACAGTTGTTCCATCTGGCTCGGTGAGCCGGATGCCGCCGCGGATCTATTGGCGCGGGGGGCCAGACCGGACTGGCTGCAATCCACCTGGGCGGGATTTAAGCCGCTCCTGGCCGAGGGGCTGCCGCGTGATTATCGGCTAAGCCGGGCGGTAGGCGTATTTGGTCAGCCGATCGCCGAGTATGTGATCGCCTCTCTGCTCAGGCATGCATTACAACTTGGCGAACGGCAACACAGCCAGGCCAGACGGGAATGGAATCACCGTTTACCGGGGTCGCTGGCCGGCAAAAAGATACTTATCGTGGGGGCTGGCGAAATCGGCTGTGAAGTGGCGGGGTTCCTGCGGCCTTTCGGCGTTGAACTGCATGGCGTCGTGAACACGCCCCGGCCGTTGCCTTATTTTAAGCACGTTACGGGGATGAACGGATTGCAAACGGCGGTACAGGATGCCGACTATGTGATTAATCTTCTGCCCGATACCGCGGCAACGGCGGATATCTACAATTCCGCGCTGTTTGCCGCCATGAAAACATCGGCCCTGTTTATTAACGTCGGCCGGGGAACCGCAGTGGTTGATGCCGATTTGCTGGCGGCGTTACGTAATCAGCAACTCGCCGGTGCGGTTCTGGATGTTTTCAGACAGGAGCCTTTGCCCGAGGCTCATCCATTTTGGCGGGAACCGACTATTACGATCACCGGGCATATTGCCGGCCCGATGGTTCCAACGCTGCTAGTTCGCCTGTTTCTGGATAATTTGGCGCGTTTTCGGCAGGGAGAAACGCTGCGAGGGGAGGTCGATTTTTCTAAAGGGTATTGA
- a CDS encoding Gfo/Idh/MocA family oxidoreductase: MTRTSIKKNRRVLIAGAKFGEMYLNAFLRPQPGLVLAGLLARGSRRAQQLAHDFGIPLYTSLEQIPDDIDIACVVVRSTVAQGEGSQLAADLLSRDIHVLQEHPLHPDDVVRLQALARERGLTYWINSFYPHVPAGRCWVKQASRIRSLLGGQMLGSAQLTTSRQLLYSTLDLLLQACGAANGSEVRAEALDGSDDSFVPLRLTLPGECQALLRLQSYLNPSDPDMFSLVMHQASLIWPSGYLTLEASYGPVLWTGTFHDPEHGSRERTMYRYANEVGAYAQPTSMILHEAPGTWRDAFEIDGADGITHVLRTLCRVLDGANAPVGFGPTYQLALARLWLDILRIAPPVVERHLPPPRTITRDDLIATAPGQEDPGGVHG; the protein is encoded by the coding sequence ATGACCCGGACATCCATTAAGAAGAACCGGCGCGTGCTAATCGCCGGTGCGAAGTTCGGCGAGATGTACCTCAATGCCTTTCTGCGGCCCCAGCCGGGCCTTGTGTTGGCGGGCTTGCTGGCACGCGGCAGCCGCCGGGCGCAGCAACTGGCGCACGACTTCGGCATTCCCCTCTACACCAGTCTGGAGCAGATACCCGATGACATCGACATTGCCTGCGTGGTGGTCCGCTCGACCGTGGCCCAGGGTGAAGGCAGTCAGCTTGCGGCCGATCTACTGAGCCGGGATATTCATGTTCTGCAGGAGCATCCCCTGCATCCGGACGATGTGGTCAGGCTACAGGCGCTCGCCAGGGAGCGCGGCCTGACGTATTGGATCAACAGCTTCTATCCCCATGTCCCCGCCGGTCGCTGCTGGGTAAAGCAGGCATCACGCATCCGCAGTCTGCTGGGCGGCCAGATGCTTGGTTCGGCACAGTTGACGACCAGCCGCCAGTTGCTGTACTCAACGCTGGATCTGCTGCTGCAGGCCTGCGGAGCGGCCAACGGCAGCGAGGTGCGAGCCGAGGCGCTGGACGGTTCGGATGATAGTTTCGTGCCCCTGAGGCTAACGCTGCCGGGCGAATGTCAGGCCTTATTGCGTTTGCAGTCCTACCTGAACCCGTCCGACCCCGACATGTTCAGCCTGGTAATGCATCAGGCCAGTCTGATTTGGCCTTCGGGATACCTAACGCTGGAGGCCAGCTATGGCCCGGTGCTATGGACGGGGACCTTCCATGACCCGGAACACGGTAGCCGGGAGCGCACGATGTACCGCTATGCCAACGAGGTCGGCGCCTATGCGCAACCGACGTCCATGATCCTGCATGAGGCCCCCGGAACGTGGCGGGATGCCTTTGAAATCGACGGAGCGGATGGCATCACGCATGTCCTGCGCACGCTGTGCCGGGTATTGGATGGGGCAAACGCGCCCGTGGGGTTCGGTCCGACATACCAGTTGGCGCTGGCCCGCTTGTGGCTCGACATCCTGCGCATCGCGCCACCCGTCGTGGAGCGACATCTTCCGCCGCCGAGAACGATCACCAGGGATGACCTGATCGCTACTGCGCCAGGTCAGGAGGATCCGGGGGGCGTACATGGATAG
- a CDS encoding (2,3-dihydroxybenzoyl)adenylate synthase has translation MNHDSESFPLSYCLTQWVREYGARTALTNEAGESLSYLALQERVERLAGGLYAAGLRPGEYAMVQMPNTFGFFIVFFALLRLGAIPMMAMPNQRERDIDALMALARPVAYFIPGDVGEHDLLAIAKKMQDRYESLRFVVRDGNSRPSEREVFMLNDLLGPECPWPTQNARDTALLLLSGGTTGTPKLIPRTHWDYFYNFSASARQCEFSGDTVFLAVLPAAHNFTLASPGALGTFQCGGKVITSTSASCDEAMPLIEKEHVTHVALVPPLAKLWVEGREWEDSDLSSLKVIQVGGARLEAGLAKQLIGVLGCQLQQVFGMAEGLLCYTRLDDSLETIVHTQGQPLSPDDEVRIVDEDGRDVVGGQIGQLLTRGPYTIRGYFRAPEQNASSFTEDGFYRSGDLVRRDERGNLIVEGRIKEQINRCGEKISAAEVEEALSALHGVHAAVAVGVPDELLGERICAFIKPKGQSIDPALIKTALRECGISDYKIPDQIETIAEWPLTAARKIDKRRLIAIATQQASEEPASR, from the coding sequence ATGAACCACGATAGCGAATCATTTCCTCTGAGCTACTGCCTTACCCAATGGGTTCGTGAATATGGCGCCCGTACCGCTCTGACCAATGAGGCCGGCGAGAGTCTGTCCTATTTGGCGTTGCAAGAGCGTGTCGAACGTCTTGCCGGCGGTCTGTACGCCGCCGGGTTGCGGCCTGGCGAGTATGCAATGGTGCAGATGCCCAACACGTTTGGCTTCTTCATTGTGTTTTTCGCCTTGCTGCGGCTGGGCGCCATCCCGATGATGGCGATGCCCAACCAGCGGGAACGGGACATTGATGCGCTGATGGCGCTCGCCCGCCCGGTTGCCTATTTCATTCCCGGCGACGTTGGAGAGCATGATCTTCTCGCGATTGCGAAAAAGATGCAGGACAGGTATGAGTCGTTGCGGTTTGTCGTCAGGGATGGCAATTCCAGGCCCAGCGAACGGGAAGTATTCATGCTGAACGACCTGCTGGGGCCGGAATGTCCCTGGCCGACGCAAAATGCACGGGATACGGCATTGCTGTTGCTCTCCGGGGGAACGACGGGGACGCCGAAGCTGATTCCCCGCACCCATTGGGACTATTTTTACAACTTCAGCGCGTCGGCCAGACAGTGCGAATTCTCTGGCGATACGGTCTTTCTGGCCGTCCTGCCGGCCGCGCATAATTTCACTCTGGCATCACCGGGCGCGCTGGGCACATTCCAGTGCGGCGGGAAGGTGATAACATCAACCTCTGCCAGTTGCGACGAGGCCATGCCGCTCATTGAGAAAGAGCACGTGACGCACGTGGCGCTGGTTCCGCCGCTGGCCAAGCTGTGGGTGGAAGGCCGCGAATGGGAGGACAGCGACCTGTCGAGCCTGAAGGTGATTCAGGTCGGCGGGGCTCGTCTGGAGGCCGGGCTGGCAAAGCAGTTGATCGGCGTACTGGGGTGCCAATTGCAGCAGGTCTTCGGCATGGCCGAGGGATTGCTCTGCTACACACGCTTGGACGACTCGTTGGAAACCATCGTTCACACGCAAGGGCAGCCACTGTCGCCGGATGACGAAGTCCGAATCGTCGATGAAGATGGCCGCGATGTGGTCGGGGGGCAAATCGGCCAACTCCTGACGCGCGGCCCTTACACGATCCGAGGCTATTTCCGCGCGCCGGAGCAGAACGCATCGAGCTTCACCGAGGACGGTTTCTACCGCTCCGGCGATCTGGTTCGTCGTGACGAGCGCGGCAACCTGATCGTGGAGGGACGTATCAAGGAACAGATCAATCGCTGCGGTGAGAAAATCTCTGCCGCTGAGGTGGAAGAAGCATTGAGCGCATTGCATGGCGTCCATGCCGCAGTTGCCGTGGGGGTTCCGGACGAACTGCTGGGCGAAAGGATCTGCGCCTTCATCAAGCCCAAAGGCCAGTCAATTGATCCGGCGCTGATCAAAACGGCGTTGCGAGAGTGCGGCATAAGTGACTACAAGATACCGGATCAGATCGAGACGATCGCAGAATGGCCGCTGACCGCCGCCCGAAAAATCGACAAGCGGCGGTTGATTGCCATCGCAACGCAGCAGGCCTCGGAAGAGCCCGCATCCCGCTAG
- a CDS encoding thioesterase II family protein: MDSFLSLCGQPIGRGSVGLHLVLCPFAGGSASAFRSWRELQPAGIQASLAVYPGRDHRMNEPCAASIADLANQVLAEIEAQGIDRQQLILAGHSMGAQIAYEVCVRLERKGSAPRGLVLSGCHAPHLRGRRPISHLEDRAFLEQLVAIGGCTQELLAEPAMWPVFMPMLRADFQATEGYWQPQPPPPAQRLQTPALLVYGGADSEAWRSEVDAWKTWLSDTHGPVSIAGDHFYVTRRPRAFLEHIRRRFEPHFAHAQACTFK; encoded by the coding sequence ATGGATAGCTTCTTGTCACTGTGCGGCCAGCCTATCGGGCGAGGGTCCGTTGGTCTGCATCTTGTGCTGTGCCCCTTTGCTGGCGGAAGTGCGAGCGCATTCCGAAGCTGGCGGGAGCTCCAACCCGCGGGCATACAGGCGTCGCTGGCCGTCTATCCGGGACGGGACCATCGAATGAACGAGCCCTGCGCGGCAAGCATCGCCGACCTTGCCAACCAGGTGCTGGCAGAAATCGAGGCCCAAGGCATTGATCGGCAACAGCTCATCCTGGCGGGGCACAGCATGGGCGCTCAGATCGCTTATGAGGTGTGCGTGCGCCTGGAACGCAAGGGCTCGGCGCCACGCGGCCTGGTGCTGTCCGGCTGCCATGCCCCGCATCTGCGAGGCCGCCGTCCCATCAGCCATCTTGAGGACCGCGCATTCCTGGAGCAGTTGGTCGCCATCGGCGGCTGCACGCAGGAACTGCTGGCCGAACCGGCCATGTGGCCGGTGTTCATGCCCATGCTGCGTGCGGATTTTCAGGCCACGGAAGGGTATTGGCAACCTCAGCCGCCGCCCCCGGCACAGCGGTTGCAGACACCGGCCCTGCTGGTCTATGGCGGCGCAGACAGCGAGGCCTGGCGTTCAGAGGTCGATGCCTGGAAAACCTGGCTAAGCGATACGCATGGCCCCGTCTCCATTGCGGGCGACCATTTCTATGTCACCCGGCGTCCTAGGGCTTTTCTGGAACATATCAGACGCCGTTTTGAACCTCATTTCGCGCACGCTCAGGCGTGTACATTCAAGTAA